One Carassius auratus strain Wakin chromosome 4, ASM336829v1, whole genome shotgun sequence DNA segment encodes these proteins:
- the LOC113057755 gene encoding mucin-2 isoform X2, producing the protein MALREATLLGIIIVFSGHIHSAFTAQNVCKTYGSGIFYTFNQTAFHLKTTCPVTLTRFSHAGVDCHIIVQRGPNGLMDRVEIIVNKVTTLVHNNTVSVEGSRISLPYDHTYQHVFQYGIYTRLQSKVLPLSVTWYSVDNGASSLWIQLNQDLVEGMSGLCGYKNSSETMQQLISTNVFSDGQCLTQDSVAQANTVCQSVFSHATECLGAKYQTYMKLCYKNMNGLWHKESNCSFFKELSLICGSSSPVWSVWRSKSSCSQPQCPGDLHYVEMGPAFPPTCSNPQNHTTELTSTCLPAEGKVLNDRIDGYHSIYVEECSCVHAKIMYAPRQERKTKCQTCTCIRGNWACSANTCPAKCIIEGQFITTFDGKQYSVLDKCTFVAAMGLNWTLNIQYSGRGVVIEKAYLNINQERYTFSANSIQLNNIEISDLSQTESTTVFWQSSMFVQVQTSFGLKMQVQVSPEIQIYLNLPPTVNTKGLCGTFNNDSGDDFTTFSGIIESSVQLFTQSWSMGTCTPITGCINTDNEIFAEENCDQLKDPEGVFAVCHDYVPVSPFVEACIKRTCQCSAALQDCLCVSFGNYAKACATKGIIVGDWRSETNCIPSCMGNLRFAYATLACNHTCRSLSGPDPTCEVVDDPVEGCGCTSDSHLSNQVTCSPRMLCSCHHPGGDTPPGPVVIGGRQCLCENGQLHCPKVCNCTVGKICVDCAQIAVDTAHRTCESLTKPVSDDNSCISGCYCPNGLFEDHNGGCVAHENCTCEFSGKVFETGQSVETNCKICTCRGGEWSCIDEACSGVCEVFGNGQYHTFDSKWYRFDGHCQYTLVKDAGSTGKFAVKTESVPCCDESLTCSRAISVELLGAVTLMLSDMKVYETHQTGVALLADPLYSIQTVGLYIIISVPSLGITVIWDKHTRVTIQLEPRWRGRVLGLCGNFDGKVTNDLLTSSSSEVFSVLDFGNSWKTATPPCSDVTHETFPCERHSYCAAWAQRRCMILRSDTFIDCHLKVDPEPYYQACVLESCSCEFEGKFLGFCTAVSAYAEACSAKDVCINWRTPDLCPVYCDYYNEVGQCTWHYNPCGQVKTCGTDNHFTGKLEGCYPRCPEETPYYDKNLGKCTALDNCTCTFMNRVLSPPHEMCTSYKCCKCLDGQLVCSSTTTTTSSTMTAVNYTSTAQPSTTIITHTATTQPPTTRSTTQYIKPTTQYTTKTRTEKTTESSTIPIKDTTTTQPPPTESTTEHKTTTRPSTTESTTKTYTTTIEETTTTQPPPTESTTVHKTTTLTSTTESTTETYTTPEEETTTTQPPTTESTTEHKPTTGPSTTESTSETYTTPEEETSTTQPPTESTTEHKTTTLTSTTESTTETYTTPEEETTTTQPPTTESTTEHKTTTGPSTTESTTETYTTPEEETTTTQPPTTESTTEHKPTTGPSTTESTTETYTTPEEETSTTQPPTESTTEHKTTTRPSTTESTTETYTTPEEETSTTQPPTESTTEHKTTTRPSTTESTTETYTTPEEETSTTQPPTESTTEHKTTTGPSTTESTTETYTTPEEETTTTQPPTTESTTEHKPTTGPSTTESTSETYTTPEEETSTTQPPTESTTEHKTTTRPSTTESTTETYTTPMEETSTTQPPPTESTTEHKITTRPSTTESTTETYTTPEEETSTTQPPTESTTEHKTTTRPSTTESTTETYTTPMEETSTTQPPTESTTEHKTTTLPSTTESTTETYTTPEEETTTTQPPTTESTTEHKPTTGPSTTESTTETYTTPEEETTTTQPPTTESTTEHKPTTGPSTTESTTETYTTPEEETSTTQPPTTESTTEHKTTTLPSTTESTTETYTTPEEETTTTQPPTTESTTEHKPTTGPSTTESTSETYTTPMEETSTTQPPTTESTTEHKTTTLPSTTESTTETYTTRVEATTTAAQSPTSESTTQYTAHPPTSESSTQPSIPTKQYTTATQPTINATTSVKYSTSVSTVSTTDIIVFTGSPITKLNPTSPQEVHTTANSTTTTPSLTSVLSTTIPTTEHTTPVCECKDVMRNQSWLCEETWREDCADKTCKAGVIEVKSITCPTSTIRTDCPRDKKSLVRDEKTCCESWQCDCQCQVYGDPHYISFQGIAFDFMDNCTYTLVEERALRHNLSITVDNYYCVEDIDNSCSRGITLKYRNNIATLMVTEEFTVKCTLNQNIIKPPYEDQVFKFENSDSQVYIYIKPIRSYVSLSPFNTLLINLAMEYFQNNTQGQCGVCGGQSCTRRNGVTEDDNCCDKTAYDWVVEDPLKPYCKSVLTNVPCGSTTSPPFTPTPKPPCDPTICDILHHEVFAECGERIDLTLVEKNCQFDYCSYNSSVGACSSLEYAASQCKRIGICVDWRYLTNGSCEITCPEGMIYNECRKSPNDVCRGGVRVPATSVVGLRSGCFCPDDKMLAGEHKQICVSECSTCKGPLGEPMPAGAVWESNCHICTCNNQTRTEECIPKTRQTAPVCSSYSILVSDCCDNQICVEKSCEFNGKTYKVGDRWTDPSRPCESFSCSQTGTEVEKTVCPVQTCAEDSQVWDEHHCCYSCNVTCSARLMRMNLTLADCTQEVELPICEGQCETHNRWVHTNGTLQLEQTHQCCTERNYEMREITLTCSENSLNHFTYRHVTGCECSVEG; encoded by the exons ATGGCTCTACGAGAGGCAACACTTTTAGGAATAATTATTGTATTCTCAG GCCACATTCATTCTGCGTTTACTGCTCAAA ATGTGTGTAAGACATATGGCAGCGGCATCTTTTATACATTCAACCAAACTGCATTTCATCTGAAGACCACATGTCCTGTAACGCTTACACGCTTCAGTCATGCTGGAGTGGACTGTCATATCATCGTCCAGCGTGGACCGAATGGCCTGATGGACAGAGTGGAGATCATTGTGAATAAAGTCACGACTCTCGTTCACAATAACACCGTGTCAGTGGAAGGCAGCAG AATTTCCCTTCCGTACGACCACACATATCAGCACGTGTTTCAGTATGGAATCTATACCAGGCTCCAAAGCAAAGTTTTGCCATTGTCTGTCACATGGTACAGTGTAGATAATGGTGCCAGTTCACTTTGG ATTCAGCTAAACCAGGATTTAGTGGAGGGTATGAGTGGACTTTGTGGTTACAAGAACAGCTCAG AAACTATGCAGCAGCTGATATCCACCAATGTCTTCTCTGATGGCCAATGCCTGACACAAGATTCTGTTGCGCAGGCAAACACA GTGTGTCAAAGTGTTTTTTCCCATGCTACCGAATGTCTGGGTGCTAAATATCAAACCTACATGAAGCTGTGctacaaaaatatgaatggaTTATGGCATAAGGAATCAAACTGCTCCTTTTTTAAAGAGCTCTCACTTATTTGCGGGAGCTCCAGTCCAGTGTGGTCAGTGTGGAGATCAAAAAGCAGCTGCT CCCAACCTCAATGTCCTGGAGACCTGCATTATGTAGAGATGGGTCCTGCTTTCCCGCCAACCTGCAGCAACCCACAGAATCACACCACGGAACTTACCAGCACCTGCCTGCCTGCTGAAG GAAAGGTCTTGAATGATCGCATTGATGGTTACCATTCCATCTATGTGGAGGAATGTTCATGTGTGCATGCAAAGATAATGTATGCACCAAGGCAGGAACGCAAAACAAAGTGCCAGACCTG TACCTGCATCAGAGGAAACTGGGCATGTTCTGCAAACACATGTCCAGCTAAGTGTATTATTGAGGGCCAGTTCATCACTACATTTGATGGCAAACAGTATTCTGTGCTAGACAAATGCACCTTTGTGGCTGCAATG GGGCTTAACTGGACATTGAACATTCAATATTCCGGACGTGGTGTTGTCATAGAAAAGGCATATCTTAATATCAACCAG GAAAGATATACCTTCTCTGCAAACAGCATACAATTGAACAACATAGAAATCAGTGACTTATCACAGACTG AGTCTACCACAGTCTTTTGGCAATCTTCAATGTTCGTTCAAGTTCAAACTTCATTTGGCCTGAAAATGCAAGTTCAAGTCTCTCcagaaattcaaatatatttgaatttaccACCAACTGTAAACACTAAAG GTCTTTGTGGAACTTTTAATAATGACTCAGGCGATGACTTCACTACTTTTAGTGGCATCATAGAAAGTTCAGTTCAGCTTTTTACCCAGTCCTGGTCAATGGGCACTTGTACCCCAATTACTGGATGCATCAACACTGACAATG AGATATTTGCTGAGGAGAACTGTGACCAACTGAAAGATCCAGAAGGGGTGTTTGCTGTGTGTCATGATTACGTACCCGTTTCACCCTTTGTCGAG GCTTGTATAAAAAGAACCTGTCAGTGCTCTGCTGCATTACAGGACTGTTTATGTGTCTCCTTCGGCAACTACGCAAAAGCCTGTGCAACAAAGGGAATCATTGTTGGGGACTGGAGATCAGAAACAAACTGCA TTCCTTCGTGCATGGGCAATCTGAGGTTTGCTTATGCCACATTGGCATGTAACCATACCTGCCGTTCTCTCTCGGGCCCTGATCCGACCTGTGAGGTGGTGGATGACCCAGTGGAGGGGTGTGGATGCACATCAGATTCTCACCTTAGCAACCAAGTGACCTGCAGCCCTCGCATGCTGTGCAGCTGCCACCACCCAGGGGGCGACACACCTCCAGGTCCTGTGGTTATCGGTGGACGCCAATG CTTGTGTGAAAATGGACAACTTCATTGTCCTAAAGTTTGCA ATTGCACAGTGGGAAAGATTTGTGTGGATTGCGCACAAATAGCAGTGGACACTGCCCATAGGACATGTGAAAGCTTGACCAAACCTGTA AGTGATGATAACAGCTGTATCAGTGGCTGTTATTGTCCAAATGGCCTTTTCGAGGATCATAATGGTGGTTGTGTGGCCCATGAAAACTGCACCTGTGAATTCAGCGGGAAGGTGTTTGAAACTGGCCAGAGCGTGGAGACCAACtgtaaaatatg CACATGTAGAGGTGGTGAATGGTCTTGTATAGATGAGGCATGTTCAGGAGTATGTGAGGTGTTCGGAAATGGGCAGTATCACACCTTTGACTCCAAATGGTACAGATTCGATGGCCACTGTCAGTACACCCTAGTGAAG GACGCTGGTTCAACAGGGAAGTTTGCAGTCAAAACTGAGAGTGTTCCTTGTTGTGACGAGTCTTTGACATGTTCCCGTGCCATCTCAGTGGAGCTATTG GGTGCAGTGACTCTGATGTTGAGTGACATGAAGGTATATGAGACTCATCAGACAGGGGTTGCATTGCTGGCAGATCCCCTGTACTCCATCCAAACTGTGGGCCTCTACATCATTATCTCAGTTCCCAGCCTGGGGATCACTGTAATCTGGGACAAACATACTAGGGTCACCATCCAACTAGAGCCTCGGTGGAGA GGCAGAGTGTTGGGGCTTTGTGGGAACTTTGATGGAAAGGTGACAAACGACCTTCTGACAAGCAGCTCCTCAGAAGTTTTCAGTGTTCTGGACTTTGGGAATAGTTGGAAGACAGCAACTCCGCCATGCTCAGATGTAACCCATGAAACATTTCCTTGTGAACGACACTCCTACTGTGCAGCCTGGGCCCAGCGGCGATGTATGATCCTGAGATCGGACACCTTTATTGATTGCCATTTGAAG GTAGATCCAGAGCCTTATTACCAAGCCTGTGTTTTGGAGTCCTGTTCTTGTGAGTTTGAGGGAAAGTTTCTTGGCTTTTGTACAGCTGTCTCAGCTTACGCAGAGGCATGCAGTGCAAAGGACGTCTGCATTAACTGGAGAACCCCAGATTTGTGTC CGGTGTATTGTGACTATTACAATGAAGTGGGCCAGTGCACCTGGCATTACAATCCTTGTGGCCAGGTTAAGACCTGTGGCACTGATAACCACTTTACAGGAAAACTTGAAg GTTGTTACCCAAGATGCCCTGAGGAGACCCCATATTATGACAAAAACCTAGGAAAATGCACCGCTTTGGACAATTGCACTTGTACCTTCATGAATAGAGTGTTGTCACCTCCTCATGAAATGTGTACTTCTTATAAATGCTG TAAATGCCTTGATGGACAATTAGTCTGCAGTTCTACAACTACAACTACATCTTCAACTATGACTGCAGTTAATTACACATCAACAGCTCAGCCATCTACAACAATAATAACCCACACAGCCACAACACAACCACCAACAACTCGAAGCACAACACAATACATAAAACCAACAACACAATACACAACGAAAACAAGAACTGAGAAGACAACAGAATCTTCAACAATTCCAATTAAAGACACAACTACAACACAGCCACCACcaactgagagcacaacagaacaCAAAACCACAACACGTCCATCAACAACTGAAAGTacaacaaaaacatacacaacTACGATAGAAGAAACAACCACAACACAACCACCACCAACTGAGAGCACAACAGTACACAAAACCACAACACTTACATCAACAACTGAAAGTACAACAGAAACATACACAACTCCGGAGGAAGAAACAACCACAACACAACCACCAAcaactgagagcacaacagaacaCAAACCAACAACAGGTCCATCAACAACTGAAAGTACATCAGAAACATACACAACTCCAGAGGAAGAAACAAGTACAACACAACCACcaactgagagcacaacagaacaCAAAACCACAACACTTACATCAACAACTGAAAGTACAACAGAAACATACACAACTCCGGAGGAAGAAACAACCACAACACAACCACCAAcaactgagagcacaacagaacacaaaacaacaacaggtCCATCAACAACTGAAAGTACAACAGAAACATACACAACTCCGGAGGAAGAAACAACCACAACACAACCACCAAcaactgagagcacaacagaacaCAAACCAACAACAGGTCCATCAACAACTGAAAGTACAACAGAAACATACACAACTCCAGAGGAAGAAACAAGTACAACACAACCACcaactgagagcacaacagaacaCAAAACCACAACACGTCCATCAACAACTGAAAGTACAACAGAAACATACACAACTCCAGAGGAAGAAACAAGTACAACACAACCACcaactgagagcacaacagaacacaaaacaacaacacgtCCTTCAACAACTGAAAGTACAACAGAAACATACACAACTCCAGAGGAAGAAACAAGTACAACACAACCACcaactgagagcacaacagaacacaaaacaacaacaggtCCATCGACAACTGAAAGTACAACAGAAACATATACAACTCCGGAGGAAGAAACAACCACAACACAACCACCAAcaactgagagcacaacagaacaCAAACCAACAACAGGTCCATCAACAACTGAAAGTACATCAGAAACATACACAACTCCAGAGGAAGAAACAAGTACAACACAACCACcaactgagagcacaacagaacacaaaacaacaacacgtCCATCAACAACTGAAAGTACAACAGAAACATACACAACTCCGATGGAAGAAACAAGTACAACACAACCACCACcaactgagagcacaacagaacacaaaataacaaCACGTCCATCAACAACTGAAAGTACAACAGAAACATACACAACTCCAGAGGAAGAAACAAGTACAACACAACCACcaactgagagcacaacagaacacaaaacaacaacacgtCCATCAACAACTGAAAGTACAACAGAAACATACACAACTCCGATGGAAGAAACAAGTACAACACAACCACcaactgagagcacaacagaacaCAAAACCACAACACTTCCATCAACAACTGAAAGTACAACAGAAACATATACAACTCCGGAGGAAGAAACAACCACAACACAACCACCAAcaactgagagcacaacagaacaCAAACCAACAACAGGTCCATCAACAACTGAAAGTACAACAGAAACATACACAACTCCGGAGGAAGAAACAACCACAACACAACCACCAAcaactgagagcacaacagaacaCAAACCAACAACAGGTCCATCAACAACTGAAAGTACAACAGAAACATACACAACTCCAGAGGAAGAAACAAGTACAACACAACCACCAAcaactgagagcacaacagaacaCAAAACCACAACACTTCCATCAACAACTGAAAGTACAACAGAAACATACACAACTCCGGAGGAAGAAACAACCACAACACAACCACCAAcaactgagagcacaacagaacaCAAACCAACAACAGGTCCATCAACAACTGAAAGTACATCAGAAACATACACAACTCCGATG GAAGAAACAAGTACAACACAACCACCAAcaactgagagcacaacagaacaCAAAACCACAACACTTCCATCAACAACTGAAAGTACAACAGAAACATATACAACTCGAGTGGAAGCAACAACCACAGCAGCACAATCACCCACCTCAGAAAGTACAACACAATACACAGCACATCCACCAACAAGTGAGAGCTCAACTCAACCATCCATACCAACAAAACAATACACAACTGCAACTCAGCCAACTATTAATGCTACTACTTCAGTCAAATATAGCACTTCAGTGTCAACAGTGTCTACAACAG ATATTATAGTATTCACTGGCTCTCCTATCACCAAACTAAATCCAACCTCACCTCAAGAAGTGCACACTACAGCTAATTCTACAACTACAACCCCTTCTCTGACATCTGTACTCAGTACTACAATACCTACCACTGAACACACAACTCCAG tgtGTGAGTGCAAAGACGTGATGCGAAATCAAAGCTGGTTATGTGAAGAAACTTGGAGAGAGGATTGTGCTGATAAAACCTGTAAAGCTGGAGTGATTGAGGTAAAATCCATTACCTGTCCAACATCCACAATCAGGACTGATTGCCCTAGAGACAAGAAGTCTTTGGTCAGAGATGAAAAGACTTGCTGTGAGAGCTGGCAGTGTGACT GCCAGTGTCAGGTTTATGGAGACCCTCACTACATCTCCTTCCAGGGGATCGCTTTTGATTTCATGGATAACTGCACCTACACTCTAGTGGAGGAGCGAGCACTGCGCCACAATTTAAGCATTACTGTAGACAACTACTACTGCGTGGAGGACATTGATAATTCCTGTTCTAGGGGAATCACATTAAAGTACAGGAATAATATTGCCACACTTATGGTAACAGAGGAGTTTACAGTAAAG tGTACTTTGAACCAGAATATTATAAAACCACCTTATGAAGATCAGGTCTTCAAGTTTGAAAACAGTGATAGCCAGGTCTACATCTACATCAAGCCTATCCGTTCCTATGTTTCCCTTTCACCTTTCAACACTCTGTTAATCAACCTAGCAATGGAGTACTTCCAAAACAACACCCAAGGACAGTGTG GTGTCTGTGGTGGGCAGTCGTGTACACGAAGAAACGGTGTTACTGAAGATGACAACTGCTGTGATAAGACTGCATATGACTGGGTTGTAGAAGACCCTCTGAAACCCTACTGCAAATCTGTGCTCACCAATGTTCCTTGTGGCTCTACAACTTCACCGCCATTTACACCTACACCTAAGCCACCCTGCGATCCTACAATATGTGACATACTTCACCATGA AGTGTTTGCAGAGTGTGGTGAAAGGATCGATCTCACGTTGGTAGAGAAGAATTGCCAGTTTGACTACTGTTCATACAATAGTAGTGTTGGTGCCTGTTCCTCTCTGGAGTATGCAGCTTCACAGTGCAAAAGGATTGGTATTTGCGTGGACTGGAGATACCTTACCAATGGCTCATGCG AGATCACATGTCCGGAAGGAATGATTTACAACGAGTGTCGAAAGTCTCCAAATGATGTCTGTCGAGGCGG TGTTCGCGTGCCTGCGACCTCTGTGGTTGGTCTGAGATCCGGCTGCTTTTGTCCAGATGACAAGATGCTTGCTGGAGAACACAAGCAAATCTGTGTGTCTGAATGCTCAA catgCAAAGGGCCATTGGGTGAGCCCATGCCG GCGGGAGCAGTATGGGAATCAAACTGTCACATATGCACATGTAATAACCAGACTAGAACAGAAGAATGCATACCCAAAACTCGACAAACCGCTCCAGTCTGCAGCTCCTACT